The genomic stretch ATCGGGAAATCGACTCCCAGCGACTCCGCGAACTTCCTGTCGGTCTCGGCGTCGTCCACGCTCGCGGCGAAGTAGGCGACGTCGAAGGCGCGAATCGCATCCCCGCTCTCACGGAGCGACTTGCACTCGGCGGTTCAGCCACCGGTGAACGCCTTCGGAAACCAGGCGAGCACCACCGCTCGCTTCCCGAGGTAATCCGCCAGACGGTGGGTCTTCCCGTCGGACCCCTTGAGATCGAACGCGGGGGCCGGATCGCCCGCTTTGAGATCGGCCCTCGCCGAGGTGGCGCAGGCGCCGACACCCAGGAAGAGGACCGCCGCGGCGGCCAGGCTCAGCGAATGGTCGAGCATCGTGTCCTCCAGGTTGAAAAGGGACAACCGCCATCCATATTACACCGACCGCCTTCCGTCGCCTCGACCCCGCGAGGGACGTGCGGCCCATTCGGCATCACCCGGATAGAATCGGACTCCGGAGGATCGAATGACGTTCGGCAGCATCGTCGACTCAACGCGCCGCGGACGGGGGGCGGTCTTGGGCGCGGTCGCGACGTGCGTCCTCTCGGCCGTCGCGTGCCGCGGGACGCTCGTTCCCCCGGGGGGAGCGTCCGGCCCCGTGCGGGGACGCGACGTCGAGCTCATCCCCGCCACCGCGCCGAGGGTCCTCGACGAGGTCCGCCGGCCCGGAGCGTCCGTGGTGCTCGTGAACGTCTGGGCCACTTGGTGCCTACCCTGCAGGGAGGAGTTCCCCGACCTGATGAAGCTCCGCCGGAGCTTTCTGGGCCGCGGCCTGCGGCTCGTCCTGGTCTCGGGGGATTTCGACTCCGACCGAGCGTCGGTGGTCCGGTTCCTGGCGGCGCAGGGCGTCGACTTCCCCTCGTTCATGAAGGACGGGGGCGACATGGAGTTCATCGACGGGCTGGACGCGCGCTGGTCGGGTGCGCTTCCGGCGACCTTCCTCTATGATCGGGCGGGACGCCCCCGGGGGTTCTGGGAAGGCAAGGCGGACTACGCCACCCTGGAGCGCCGGGTGACCGAGGTCTTGACCGGGCGGGACGAATCCCCCGCCCCAACCGAGGAGAAACCATGAAGCGAAGCCGCTTCTTCGTGTTCGTTTCGACGGCGTGCCTTCTTGCGGTCGTGGTCGGACTTGGCGCCGCTAGCGCCGCCGAGGCGGGAAAGAGCCTGTCCCTGGGCGCCATGGCGCCGGCCGCCGACGTGAAGATGAAGGGCGTCGACGGCCGCGAGGTCTCGATCGCCGACGTGCGCGGCGAGAAAGGGACCCTCGTCATCTTCACCTGCAACCACTGCCCCTGGGTCAAGGCGTGGGAGACGAGGATCGTCGAGATCGGGAACACCTGGGCTTCGAAGGGCTTCGGGGTGATCGCGATCAACTCGAACGACCCGGCGGCCTACGCCGAGGACTCGTTCGACGAAATGCAGAGGAGAGCGCGGGAGCGCGGAATGCGGTTCCCCTACGTCGTCGACGGGAGCTCCGAAGTGGCGCGAGCCTTCGGCGCGTCCCACACCCCCGAGGTGTTCCTCTTCGGCGCCGGGGGCGTCCTCGTGTACAAGGGAACAGTGGACGACAACGCGAAGGAGCCGGACAAGGTGAAGTCCCACTACCTCGCCGACGCGCTCACCGCGGTGGCTGCGGGGAAGGAGCCGGCGGTCCGGGAGACGAAGTCGCTCGGCTGCTCGATGAAGTTCCGGCAGGCCGCCTGACCATGCGAGTCCGAGAGTAGGAACCAAGAGATGGGACGGCAGTCCTCTGCCGTCCCATCTCTTGGTTGCGGGGGAGCGGGGGCGGAGCCCCCGCTTGCTCACCGGTAAGGACCCGCCGCGAGTCTGGCCTCCCCTACCCCTCCCACCCCTGCAGGATCCGTGCGTAATTCGCCCGTTCGAACGCCTTCGGATCGGGGCACCGCACGAGGTTCATGCTCCCCTGCATCTGCCGGAGCGACTCGTACTCGTGCTCCTCGAGCCAGGCGGCCATCTGGTCGCGGAGCGTGCCGAGGTGGGAGACGCCGTTCCGTAGGAGCACGGAGACCAGCTGGACCGCGTGCGCCCCGGTCATCACCGCCTTGATCGCGTCGAGGGCCGTGTGCACGCCGCCGGTCACCGCCAGGGAGCCCTTGATCCGTCCCGAAAGGACCGCGAGCCAGCGGAGCCTGAGGAGCAGCTCGGAGGAGTCTGACAGCTCGAGGCGAGGAACGGCGACGAGCTGCTCCACGTCGATGTCCGGCTGGTAGAAGCGGTTGAAGAGCACCAGGCCGTCGGCGCCGGCGACGTCGAGTCGGCGACCGAACTGGGCCAGCGAGGAGTAGAACGGGGAGAGCTTCACTGCGACGGGGATCCGCACGCTGGCCTTCACCGCGCGGAGCATGTCCTCCGCCCGCTGCTCCAGAACCTGGCCGGTCTCGTCCGGGTCGGTGGCGAGGTAGTAGAGGTTCAGCTCGAGGGCGTCGGCGCCGGCCTCCTGCATCAGCCGGGCGTACTGCAGCCACCCGCCCTCGGTGACCCCGTTCAGCGAGGCGATCACCGGGACCTTCACCGCCACCTTGACCCTGCGGAGGTGCTCGAGGTACTCGTCCGGGCCCAGCGCGAACACGTCCGAGGCCGGGAAGTACGTCTGCGCCTCGGCGAACGACTCCGCGTGGGTGTCCATGTGGCGCGAGGCCGCCAGCTGCTCGCCCACCACCTGCTCCTCGAAGAGCGAGTGCATCACGATGGCGGAGGCGCCGGCGTCCTCCAGCCGGCGCACCGTGTCGAGGTCGTCGACCAGGGGCGACGCCCCGGGCATCAGGGGATGCGGAAGCGTGAGGCCGAGGTAGTCCGTGCGGAGATCCATGGGCTCCTCCTACTTGTCCGCGGCCGTGACGGCCGCCTCTTCGGCGGACGCCGCCGGAACCGTGAGACCTGCCAGCTGCTGGTACACCGCGATGCGCTGCGCCGCGAAGTGCTGCGCCTGGTCGAGGAGGCGCTTGAAGCGCGCCGAGTCCATCTTCTCCACCATCCGGAAGCGGGTCTCGCTGCGCATGTAGTCCGCGACGCCGACTTTCGGCGGCCCGGAGTCCAGGAGGAGCGGCGGCTGGCCTTCGGCGATTCGCCGCGGATCGAACCGGTAGAGCGGCCAGATCCCGCAGTCCACCGCCGCCTTCTGGTGGTTGACGCCCTGGGCCAGGTCGTAACCGTGGGCGATGCAGTGGGAGTACGCGATGATCATCGACGGGCCGGGATACGAGTCGGCCTCCTGGAACGCCCTGACCGTCTGTGCGTCCTTGGCCCCGAAGGCGACCCGGGCGACGTACACGTGGCCGTAGCCCATGGCCATCATGCCGAGGTCCTTCTTGCCGATCTCTCGCCCCGCCATGGCGAACTTGGCGGCGGCGCCGAGCGGGGTCGCCTTCGACTGCTGGCCGCCGGTGTTCGAGTAGACCTCCGTGTCGAGCACCAGGACGTTGACGTCGCGCTTCATCGCCAGGACGTGGTCGAGGCCCCCGTACCCGATGTCGTACGCCCAGCCGTCCCCTCCCACGAGCCAGACGCTCTTCTTCACCAGGTAGTCGGCCAGCGTCTCGAGGCGGCGCGCTTCCGCGCCCTCGACGAGCCTGAGCCTCGCCTTGAGCGCCTCGACCCGCTCCCGCTGGACCGCGACGCCGGCCTCGCCCGTCTGATCGGCACCGATCAGCTCGCCGACCAGGATGTCGCCGATGGCCTCCCCGAGCTTGCGGAGAAGGTCGTGCGCCTGGCGGACGTGGGTATCGATGGCCAGGCGGTAGCCGAAGCCGAACTCCGCGTTGTCCTCGAACAGCGAGTTGGACCACGCGGGACCGCGCCCGTCCCGGTTGACGGCGTAGGGCGTCGTCGGCAGGTTGCCACCGTAGATGGACGAGCAGCCGGTGGCGTTCGCGATCAGGGCCCGGTCGCCGAACATCTGGGTCAGGAGCTTGACGTACGGCGTCTCGCCGCATCCGGCGCACGCGCCGGAGTACTCGAACAGCGGCTGGAAGAACTGCGTCCCCTTGTTGTCGATCTTGACCTTCGTCCGGTCCGGGTCGGGCAGGTCGAGGAAGAAGCGGTAGTTGTCGCGCTCCCTCTTCCTGAGCGGCATCTGCGGCGCCATGTCGATGGCCTTGTGCTTCGGGTTCGACTTGTCCTTCGCCGGGCAGATCTCCACGCACAGGTTGCAGCCGGTGCAGTCCTCCGGCGCCACCTGGATCGTGTACTTCAGCCCCTTGAAGTCCGACGCGCGGTAGTCGGTGGACTTGAAGGAGGGTGGCGCGCCGTCGAGCTCCCCGGGCTCGTACACCTTCGCGCGGATCGCCGCGTGGGGGCAGACCAGCGCGCACTTGTTGCACTGGATGCAGATCGCCTCATCCCACACCGGGATCTCGAGGGCGATGTTGCGCTTCTCCCACTGGCTCGTCGCGGTGAGCCAGGTGCCGTCCACGGGAAACGCGCTCACCGGCAGCAGGTCGCCCTTGTTGGCGATCATGACCGCCGAGACGCGCTTCACGAAGTCGGGCGCTTCGTCCGCGACGATCGGGGGGCGGGAGCGCTTCGCGGTGACCCGAGCCGGGACCGCCACCTCGTAGAGGTGAGCCAGGGTGTGGTCGACGGCCTCGAAGTTCCGCCGCACCACCTCCTTCCCCTTCTTCCCGTACGTCTTCTCGATGGTCTGCTTGATCTTGTCGATCGCCTCGTCGCGAGGGAGGACCCCCGAGATGGCGAAGAAGCAGGTCTGCATGATCGTGTTGATCCGGCCTCCCATCCCGGTGTCCTTCGCCACCTTGTACGCGTCGATGACGTAGAACTTGAGCTTCTTCTCCACGACCTCCTCCTGGACCTCCCGGGGCAGCTCGTCCCAGATCTCGTCGGGGCCGAACGGGGAGTTGAGCAGGAAGGTCGCGCCGGGAGCGGCCAGGTCGAGCATGTCGTACTTGTCGAGGAACACGAACTGATGGCAGGCCACGAAGCTCGCGCTCCGGATCAGGTAGCTGGAACGGATGGGGCGCGGGCCGAACCTCAGGTGCGAGATCGTGATGGCCCCGGCCTTCTTGGAGTCGTAGACGAAGTACCCCTCGGCGTAGTTCGGGGTCTCCTCGCCGATGATCTTGATCGAGTTCTTGTTCGCTCCCACCGTCCCGTCGGCGCCGAGGCCGAAGAACACCGCGCGGACGACGTCGTCGGGCTCGATGTCGCGGCGGGCGTCGTACGGGAGCGACGTGTGGGTCACGTCGTCGGTGATCCCGATGGTGAAGTGGTTCCGAGGCCTCTCCGTCGCGAGATCGGCGAACACCGCCGAGACCATCGCGGGAGTGAACTCCTTCGACGACAGGCCGTAGCGCCCGCCGACGACCCGCGGCTCCCGGTCGAACGTGGAGAACCCGTCGTCCCGCGCCTCGCGGAGCGCCGTGACGACGTCGAGGTAGAGCGGATCGCCCACCGCGCCCGGCTCCTTGGTCCGATCCAGGACCGAGATCGAGCGAACCGTCGGGGGGAGCGCGGCGACGAAGTCGCGGAGGGAGAACGGACGGTACAGCCTGACCTTCACGAGGCCGACCCTCTCGCCGCGGGCGATCAGCCACTCGACGGTCTCGTGGGCCGCCTCCGCCCCGGACCCCATCAGCACCAGGACGCGCTCCGCCTCGGGATGGCCGACGTAATCGAAGAGGCGGTAGCCGCGTCCGGTGAGCGCGCCGAACCGGTTCATCGTCTCCTGGACGATCCCGGGGCAGGCCGAGTAGTACGGATTGCAGGCCTCTCGGGCCTGGAAGAACG from Terriglobia bacterium encodes the following:
- a CDS encoding peroxiredoxin, with amino-acid sequence MLDHSLSLAAAAVLFLGVGACATSARADLKAGDPAPAFDLKGSDGKTHRLADYLGKRAVVLAWFPKAFTGGUTAECKSLRESGDAIRAFDVAYFAASVDDAETDRKFAESLGVDFPILADPDKKVADAYGVLMPGVRLAKRWTFYIGADGKILYVDTSVKPATAGRDVAARLAELKVAKKK
- a CDS encoding dihydroorotate dehydrogenase-like protein, with translation MDLRTDYLGLTLPHPLMPGASPLVDDLDTVRRLEDAGASAIVMHSLFEEQVVGEQLAASRHMDTHAESFAEAQTYFPASDVFALGPDEYLEHLRRVKVAVKVPVIASLNGVTEGGWLQYARLMQEAGADALELNLYYLATDPDETGQVLEQRAEDMLRAVKASVRIPVAVKLSPFYSSLAQFGRRLDVAGADGLVLFNRFYQPDIDVEQLVAVPRLELSDSSELLLRLRWLAVLSGRIKGSLAVTGGVHTALDAIKAVMTGAHAVQLVSVLLRNGVSHLGTLRDQMAAWLEEHEYESLRQMQGSMNLVRCPDPKAFERANYARILQGWEG
- the nifJ gene encoding pyruvate:ferredoxin (flavodoxin) oxidoreductase codes for the protein MAVRRMITVDGNEATASVAHRTNEVIAIYPITPSSNMGEWADEWSAQGRRNIWGTVPDVIEMQSEGGASGAVHGALQAGALTTTFTASQGLLLMIPNMYKIAGELTAYSMHVSARTLATHALSIFGDHSDVMACRQTGFALLASGSVQEAHDLACVSQAATLKSRVPFLHFFDGFRTSHQVDKIEELSDDDLRAMLDDDLIRAHRGRALTPDRPVLRGTAQNPDTFFQAREACNPYYSACPGIVQETMNRFGALTGRGYRLFDYVGHPEAERVLVLMGSGAEAAHETVEWLIARGERVGLVKVRLYRPFSLRDFVAALPPTVRSISVLDRTKEPGAVGDPLYLDVVTALREARDDGFSTFDREPRVVGGRYGLSSKEFTPAMVSAVFADLATERPRNHFTIGITDDVTHTSLPYDARRDIEPDDVVRAVFFGLGADGTVGANKNSIKIIGEETPNYAEGYFVYDSKKAGAITISHLRFGPRPIRSSYLIRSASFVACHQFVFLDKYDMLDLAAPGATFLLNSPFGPDEIWDELPREVQEEVVEKKLKFYVIDAYKVAKDTGMGGRINTIMQTCFFAISGVLPRDEAIDKIKQTIEKTYGKKGKEVVRRNFEAVDHTLAHLYEVAVPARVTAKRSRPPIVADEAPDFVKRVSAVMIANKGDLLPVSAFPVDGTWLTATSQWEKRNIALEIPVWDEAICIQCNKCALVCPHAAIRAKVYEPGELDGAPPSFKSTDYRASDFKGLKYTIQVAPEDCTGCNLCVEICPAKDKSNPKHKAIDMAPQMPLRKRERDNYRFFLDLPDPDRTKVKIDNKGTQFFQPLFEYSGACAGCGETPYVKLLTQMFGDRALIANATGCSSIYGGNLPTTPYAVNRDGRGPAWSNSLFEDNAEFGFGYRLAIDTHVRQAHDLLRKLGEAIGDILVGELIGADQTGEAGVAVQRERVEALKARLRLVEGAEARRLETLADYLVKKSVWLVGGDGWAYDIGYGGLDHVLAMKRDVNVLVLDTEVYSNTGGQQSKATPLGAAAKFAMAGREIGKKDLGMMAMGYGHVYVARVAFGAKDAQTVRAFQEADSYPGPSMIIAYSHCIAHGYDLAQGVNHQKAAVDCGIWPLYRFDPRRIAEGQPPLLLDSGPPKVGVADYMRSETRFRMVEKMDSARFKRLLDQAQHFAAQRIAVYQQLAGLTVPAASAEEAAVTAADK
- a CDS encoding thioredoxin family protein encodes the protein MKRSRFFVFVSTACLLAVVVGLGAASAAEAGKSLSLGAMAPAADVKMKGVDGREVSIADVRGEKGTLVIFTCNHCPWVKAWETRIVEIGNTWASKGFGVIAINSNDPAAYAEDSFDEMQRRARERGMRFPYVVDGSSEVARAFGASHTPEVFLFGAGGVLVYKGTVDDNAKEPDKVKSHYLADALTAVAAGKEPAVRETKSLGCSMKFRQAA
- a CDS encoding TlpA family protein disulfide reductase; translation: MTFGSIVDSTRRGRGAVLGAVATCVLSAVACRGTLVPPGGASGPVRGRDVELIPATAPRVLDEVRRPGASVVLVNVWATWCLPCREEFPDLMKLRRSFLGRGLRLVLVSGDFDSDRASVVRFLAAQGVDFPSFMKDGGDMEFIDGLDARWSGALPATFLYDRAGRPRGFWEGKADYATLERRVTEVLTGRDESPAPTEEKP